From the Paenibacillus sp. MMS20-IR301 genome, the window ATCCTTATCACTGGCGAAGAAGCGCTGTACGGCAATATCATCCTCAAAAAAGGGGTAATCCCGCCGGATGCTGAAGCCTGACGCTGAAGCCTGAAACTATGATCATCTTCAGCTGTAGTTCAAGCAGGCCGCCCGGCATTTGCCGGGCGGCCTTAGTGCTGTGCTGAGCGCTTATGCTGCGCAGTGTGCTGAAGGGTTACCTGGGATGTCGACGGATTGTTGGGAGATGGTGGGAAGTAACGTGGTAACCGTCGCGGTAGCGCAATGTATTCGGTTTTTCACATATAAATGGTTTGGTTATCGTCGGGTAGCGCAATGTATACGGTTTTTCATATACAAATGGCCTGTTTACCGTCGGGGTAGCGCAATGTATACGGTTTTTCATATACAAATGGTCTATTTACCGTTGAGGTAGCGCAATGTATACGGTTTTTCATATACAAATGGACCGGTCACCATCGCGGCAGACTATACCTTTTACACAATCCCGATGTGTACCGGACTAGAACAAAAAAAGTGCCCCGTAAGCCGCCTAACCGGCCGGGGCACTTATATTATAGCTCGCTGTAAATCCGCCTTAGTAGTCTTGCACTTTCCTGCATATGTTCCTCCGGCGTGCTCTCCAGCAGTCCATGAATATGCGGGCGCTTGTACTTCATGTAATGAAGCAGCGGGGTGAAGTTCAGCAGCCCCTGTCCGGCCGGAACGATGTGCAGCCTGCCGTCAATAATCGTGAAATCCTTCAGATGCAAGACAGCGATCCGGTCGCCCAGCAGTTCTAATGCTTCAGCGACTATCCGGTCCTGATCCAGGTAATTCTCCGGCGTCATCAAATTGGCAGCGTCGAAAATAACCTGCAGATTATGCGAGGACACTTCATCCAGCAGCCGTCTAGTCAGCTGGGCTGTATACAGCGGATGGTTGATCCCTGCCTCAATGCCCACGGTTACCCCGAACCGCTCTGCTTCGGCTGTCATCTGCTTCACAGAGGCTACAACCTGCTGAAAGGCTTCTTCCGTAAAGTTATCCGGCGTATATCCCCGGCTGGTGCTGCCTGTCTCCGTACCCACCAGGCTGGCACCGAAATCACGGGCCAGCCGCAGATGTGTGCTGAAATCGTGAAGCGCCTGAGCACGCCGGGCAGGATCGGGATCAATGATGTTCACGTAACATCCGAGAACGGCAATTTGAATTCCAGCCTGGCGGAAGGCGTTGCCGTAATAGGAGGCTGAACCGGGGCTGAGTGCACTGAGTGCAGGAACGCTCTCCGGGAACGATTTATGCAGCGCGAGCTGAATAGCGGGGAAGCCGTGCCTGCCCAGCTTCTCAATCAGCTGCGGCAGGGGGCAAGGGTTGAAATCGTGGGCGCGAACACCCAATTGCATAGGAACAGTCATATGTAATCTCCTTCCCGATTTAGAATCAGTTAACGAACATTCTGTTTACCACACCAAGCATTTGCGGGAACTGAACTTACCGGAACTGAGTCTAGCGATACTAAGATTGTTGAAACTCTTTCTACCGATCCCTAGCCCACGCTACTCGTTCTATCGTTACTCATCCACCTAACACACACTCTACCGATACTCATCCACCTAACACACACGCTACCGTTACTCATCCAACTGATACGCACACTACCAATCCCATCCTGCCGCTATCCTTGCGGACATCAGAGCCGTTATCCTCTGCAAATTGTCGATTTTTAGATTCTTACGGACATGAGGGACTTTATTTCCGCAGTAATGTGCAGAATTGGACGTTTCCGGAGCGGATAAAGGCTCTGTGGTCCGCAAGCAGCGGGAAATCTGCATATTGAGGCAGATAAGGTCACCTGTGTCCGCAAGGCGGCTGCAGGTGACCTGGCATACGATTATGGCACTATATTGTGTTGCCTGGAAATAGCTCCTGCCAGGTGCCCGTCTGCTTAAGCGCCTCGGCAACGAGTGCTGCAATCTGCTGCGCACCGAATTGCGAGAAATGGGTATCATCCGTGACTCCATCCGGATAATTGGGCCGGCTGCCCGGCGGCAGATGCATGAACAGCTGTGCCGAATCCCCGGCTCCCAGGCGGCGGAAGAGCTGCTGGGAAGCAGCGAATATGTCCAGCAGCGGGGTGCCCGTCGCTCCGGCAACTTCCCGGGCCGCCTGCGGGTACAGACCGACCGCTTCCGGATCAGGCTCACCTTCCGGTGTGAAGCGGCGGCGGCTGACGGAGGTGAGCAGCACCGGGTAACCGCCCAGGTTACGGGCGGAATCAATAAAGCTGCGCAGATTGTGACGGTATTCGGTCTGCGGATCGGTATACCGCAACGGGTCTTCAATCTTCTGGTCGTTATGGCCGAATTGGATCAGCAGGAGATCCCCGCTGTGGAAATCCTGCTCAATATCGGCGAGCCTGCCTTCGGCCAGGAAGGAGCGGGTGCTCCGCCCGTTGATTGCCCGGTTCTCCACGTGAACTCCGGGAGCAACATGCTGCGCCAGAAATTCACCCCAGCCGGCCATCGGCCATTCACCGCCGCCCTTCCGGGCAGCGGTGGAGTCTCCGGCAATGAAAATTGTCGGCATTGTCAGCACTCCTTTACCGGGCGCTGACAGCTTCGCTGCCCGCGGTCCGGAAGCCGAAATAGCCGGCTGCATTATTGTAGGAGATATCCTCGACCATCCGGCCGAGCAGCTCCAGATCATCCGGTGCCTCTCCGCGCTCGGCAAGTTCGCCGATCAGCTCGCATAGCACCCGGCGGAAATACTCATGACGGGTATAGGAGAGGAAGCTGCGCGAGTCGGTCAGCATACCGACGAAATTACCGAGCAGGCTGTTGTCAGCCAGCATTGTCAGCTGCTGGCGCATTCCGCTGCGCGTATCGTTGTAC encodes:
- a CDS encoding sugar phosphate isomerase/epimerase gives rise to the protein MQLGVRAHDFNPCPLPQLIEKLGRHGFPAIQLALHKSFPESVPALSALSPGSASYYGNAFRQAGIQIAVLGCYVNIIDPDPARRAQALHDFSTHLRLARDFGASLVGTETGSTSRGYTPDNFTEEAFQQVVASVKQMTAEAERFGVTVGIEAGINHPLYTAQLTRRLLDEVSSHNLQVIFDAANLMTPENYLDQDRIVAEALELLGDRIAVLHLKDFTIIDGRLHIVPAGQGLLNFTPLLHYMKYKRPHIHGLLESTPEEHMQESARLLRRIYSEL
- a CDS encoding rhamnogalacturonan acetylesterase yields the protein MPTIFIAGDSTAARKGGGEWPMAGWGEFLAQHVAPGVHVENRAINGRSTRSFLAEGRLADIEQDFHSGDLLLIQFGHNDQKIEDPLRYTDPQTEYRHNLRSFIDSARNLGGYPVLLTSVSRRRFTPEGEPDPEAVGLYPQAAREVAGATGTPLLDIFAASQQLFRRLGAGDSAQLFMHLPPGSRPNYPDGVTDDTHFSQFGAQQIAALVAEALKQTGTWQELFPGNTI